The following are encoded in a window of Streptomyces sp. 11x1 genomic DNA:
- a CDS encoding SDR family oxidoreductase produces MSGTPPYREGRLCEGRVVIVTGAGRGLGRAHALAYAAEGARVVVNDLGVGLDGTPDPDSPAARVVDEIRAGGGDAVAHGGDIATTDGASSLVRTALDTYGRLDTLVNNAGFLRDRMLVNLDEDDWDAVLRVHLKGHFLPLKHAAAHWRAETRAGRTPTARIINTSSGAGLLGSLGQGNYSAAKAGIVGLTLVAAAELARYGVQVNAIAPAARTRMTETVFAETMTAPETGFDAMAPENVSPLVVWLGSPASDGVTGRVFETEAGRITVMEGWHPGPTEDEGARRTPREAGETVRKLLTQAREPGPVYGAG; encoded by the coding sequence ATGAGCGGCACACCCCCGTACCGCGAAGGGCGGCTCTGCGAAGGGCGCGTGGTCATCGTGACCGGCGCGGGCCGCGGGCTCGGGCGCGCGCACGCGCTCGCGTACGCCGCCGAGGGCGCCCGCGTGGTCGTCAACGACCTCGGCGTGGGACTCGACGGCACACCGGACCCCGACAGCCCTGCCGCCCGGGTCGTCGATGAGATCCGCGCCGGGGGAGGGGACGCGGTCGCACACGGCGGGGACATCGCCACGACCGACGGCGCCTCCTCCCTCGTCCGCACCGCCCTGGACACCTACGGCCGGCTCGACACCCTCGTCAACAACGCCGGCTTCCTGCGCGACCGCATGCTCGTCAACCTCGACGAGGACGACTGGGACGCCGTCCTCCGCGTCCACCTCAAGGGCCATTTCCTCCCCCTGAAACACGCCGCCGCCCACTGGCGCGCCGAGACCAGGGCGGGCCGCACCCCGACCGCGCGCATCATCAACACCAGCAGCGGCGCGGGCCTGCTGGGCTCCCTCGGTCAGGGCAACTACAGCGCCGCCAAGGCGGGCATCGTCGGCCTCACCCTCGTCGCCGCCGCCGAACTCGCCCGCTACGGCGTACAGGTCAACGCGATCGCCCCCGCGGCCCGCACCAGAATGACCGAGACGGTCTTCGCCGAGACCATGACCGCGCCCGAGACCGGCTTCGACGCCATGGCCCCCGAGAACGTCTCCCCCCTGGTGGTCTGGCTGGGGTCCCCCGCGAGCGACGGCGTCACCGGCCGCGTCTTCGAGACGGAGGCCGGCCGCATCACCGTCATGGAAGGCTGGCACCCGGGCCCGACCGAGGACGAAGGCGCCCGCCGCACCCCGCGCGAGGCGGGAGAGACAGTACGCAAACTCCTGACCCAGGCACGAGAGCCGGGCCCGGTGTACGGCGCAGGCTGA
- a CDS encoding chorismate mutase, with product MTTSNTDEVDAEVRAELTRLRDSIDNIDAAVVHMLAERFKCTQRVGHLKAEHHLPAADPGRESQQINRLRGLAESAKLDPAFAEKLLNFIIAEVIRHHERIADDALNGTTSTTGATSTTGPTNTTGMSNADAPAGKATTSGE from the coding sequence ATGACCACCAGCAACACAGACGAGGTCGACGCCGAGGTACGGGCCGAACTGACCCGGCTGCGCGACAGCATCGACAACATCGACGCGGCCGTCGTCCACATGCTCGCCGAACGCTTCAAGTGCACCCAGCGGGTCGGCCACCTCAAGGCCGAGCACCACCTGCCCGCCGCCGACCCCGGCCGCGAGTCCCAACAGATCAACCGGCTGCGCGGCCTCGCCGAAAGCGCCAAGCTCGACCCGGCGTTCGCCGAGAAACTGCTGAACTTCATCATCGCCGAGGTCATCCGGCACCACGAACGCATCGCGGACGACGCCCTGAACGGCACGACGAGCACGACCGGCGCGACGAGCACGACCGGCCCGACGAACACGACCGGCATGTCGAACGCGGACGCCCCCGCAGGCAAGGCGACGACCTCGGGGGAGTGA
- a CDS encoding response regulator has product MPSEAKILIVDDHEDTLYALESALAPLGYLLARATSGDAALKEVLRGQVGLLLLDVRMPGVSGLDVVRYMRGVEQTQHIPVILLTGFGPDAELTATAYRLGVADLVMKPIDPWALRTKVRYLYDAHERSHALEREVRDLRARLKDHDDAKRHSDDDRRDKERVPAQHDGAKDRA; this is encoded by the coding sequence ATGCCGTCGGAAGCCAAGATCCTCATCGTCGACGACCATGAGGACACGCTGTACGCCCTGGAGAGCGCCCTGGCCCCACTGGGCTACCTGCTGGCACGCGCCACCAGCGGCGACGCGGCCCTCAAGGAAGTCCTCCGCGGCCAGGTCGGCCTGCTCCTCCTCGACGTCCGCATGCCCGGCGTCAGCGGCCTCGACGTCGTCCGCTACATGCGCGGCGTCGAACAGACCCAGCACATCCCCGTCATCCTCCTCACCGGCTTCGGCCCCGACGCCGAACTCACCGCCACCGCCTACCGCCTCGGCGTCGCCGACCTCGTCATGAAACCCATCGACCCCTGGGCCCTGCGCACCAAGGTCCGCTACCTCTACGACGCCCACGAACGCTCCCACGCCCTCGAACGCGAAGTCCGCGACCTGCGCGCACGCCTCAAGGACCACGACGACGCCAAGCGCCACAGCGACGACGACCGGCGCGACAAGGAGCGCGTCCCCGCGCAGCACGACGGCGCGAAGGACCGGGCATAG
- the pepN gene encoding aminopeptidase N, which yields MSLMSVLTRDEAHARARLLDVHRYEIALDLTRGDEIFDSRTAIHFTVRGKKKAADTFVELKPADLRSVTLDGEPLDPATLDGNRLPLKGLTPGDHELRLDAAMRYSRTGEGMHRFTDPTDGETYVYTQLFMDDVQRVFAAFDQPDLKAAFDLTVTAPEGWTVLANGIIERHDDGTWRAATTPLISTYLVAVAAGPWHSVRTEHRGLPFGIHCRRSLAPHLDTDAEELLDITRALFDRYHEKFEEPYPFDSYDQAFVPEFNAGAMENPGLVTFRDEFVYRSAVTDTERQTRAMVIAHEMAHMWFGDLVTLKWWDDIWLNESFAEYMGYQTLTEASRFTDTWVDFGVARKAWGYDADQRPSTHPVAPGHVDDTAAALLNFDGISYAKGASALRQLVAWLGEKDFLAGINAHFTRHRFGNATLADFIDNLAGATERDVHAWADAWLRTTGVDTLTPKVTRAADGTYTLTVDRTGSRPHRIAVGLYDQDHGDDQGHLTLRDRIELDLPQTADQPIGKRPALLLLNDGDLTYAKVRFDPDSFTAVTGHLCGLPDPLTRAVVWNALRDAVRDAELPPTAYLEAARTHLPRETDLAIVQGVLAFAGTQVADRYLAPEQRATGLATLASLCRDLIRRTEDGDNPGLRLTAVRHFIDVAAHPETIAAWLADGTVPGGPELDLELRWRVLGRLAVLGAVDTATIDAELELDPSASGREGAARCRAALPDPEAKRAAWEAMFTADDLSNYLFTATAQGFWQPEQADLLTEYVERYWADAGSLAARRGPAIAEAAGRWAFPVYAVDAETLGLGERFLEGGEVIPALRRKLVDQLDDLARALRVRQG from the coding sequence ATGTCCCTCATGTCCGTACTGACGCGCGACGAAGCGCATGCCCGTGCTCGGCTCCTCGACGTCCACCGCTACGAGATCGCACTCGACCTCACGCGCGGCGACGAGATCTTCGACTCCCGTACCGCCATCCACTTCACCGTGCGGGGAAAGAAGAAGGCCGCGGACACCTTCGTCGAGCTCAAGCCCGCAGACCTGCGCTCCGTCACCCTCGACGGCGAACCCCTCGACCCGGCGACCCTCGACGGCAACCGCCTCCCCCTCAAGGGCCTCACCCCGGGCGACCACGAACTGCGCCTCGACGCCGCCATGCGCTACTCCCGCACCGGCGAGGGCATGCACCGCTTCACCGACCCCACCGACGGCGAAACCTACGTCTACACCCAGCTCTTCATGGACGACGTCCAGCGCGTCTTCGCCGCCTTCGACCAACCCGACCTCAAGGCCGCCTTCGACCTCACCGTCACCGCCCCCGAAGGCTGGACCGTCCTCGCCAACGGCATCATCGAACGACACGACGACGGCACCTGGCGGGCCGCCACCACCCCGCTGATCTCCACCTACCTCGTCGCCGTCGCCGCCGGCCCCTGGCACTCCGTCCGCACCGAACACCGCGGCCTGCCCTTCGGCATCCACTGCCGCCGCTCCCTCGCCCCCCACCTCGACACCGACGCCGAAGAACTCCTCGACATCACCCGCGCCCTCTTCGACCGCTACCACGAGAAGTTCGAGGAGCCGTACCCCTTCGACTCCTACGACCAGGCGTTCGTCCCCGAGTTCAACGCCGGCGCCATGGAGAACCCCGGCCTCGTCACCTTCCGCGACGAGTTCGTCTACCGTTCCGCCGTCACCGACACCGAACGCCAGACCCGCGCCATGGTCATCGCCCACGAGATGGCCCACATGTGGTTCGGCGACCTCGTCACCCTCAAGTGGTGGGACGACATCTGGCTCAACGAGTCCTTCGCCGAGTACATGGGCTACCAGACCCTCACCGAAGCCTCCCGCTTCACCGACACCTGGGTCGACTTCGGCGTCGCCCGCAAGGCCTGGGGCTACGACGCCGACCAGCGCCCCTCCACCCACCCCGTCGCCCCCGGACACGTCGACGACACCGCCGCCGCCCTCCTCAACTTCGACGGCATCTCCTACGCCAAGGGCGCCTCCGCCCTGCGCCAACTCGTCGCCTGGCTCGGCGAGAAGGACTTCCTCGCCGGCATCAACGCCCACTTCACCCGCCACCGCTTCGGCAACGCCACCCTCGCCGACTTCATCGACAACCTCGCCGGCGCCACCGAACGCGACGTCCACGCCTGGGCCGACGCCTGGCTCCGCACCACCGGCGTCGACACCCTCACCCCCAAGGTCACCCGCGCCGCCGACGGCACCTACACCCTCACCGTCGACCGCACCGGCAGCCGCCCCCACCGCATCGCCGTCGGCCTCTACGACCAGGACCACGGCGACGACCAGGGCCACCTCACCCTCCGCGACCGCATCGAACTCGACCTCCCCCAGACCGCCGACCAGCCCATCGGCAAGCGGCCCGCACTCCTCCTCCTCAACGACGGCGACCTCACCTACGCCAAGGTCCGCTTCGACCCCGACTCCTTCACCGCCGTCACCGGCCACCTCTGCGGCCTGCCCGACCCGCTCACCCGCGCCGTCGTCTGGAACGCCCTGCGCGACGCCGTACGCGACGCCGAACTCCCGCCCACCGCCTACCTGGAGGCCGCCCGCACCCACCTCCCCCGCGAGACCGACCTCGCCATCGTCCAGGGCGTCCTCGCCTTCGCCGGCACCCAGGTCGCCGACCGCTACCTCGCCCCCGAACAGCGCGCCACCGGCCTCGCCACCCTCGCCTCCCTGTGCCGCGACCTCATCCGCCGCACCGAGGACGGCGACAACCCCGGCCTGCGCCTCACCGCCGTACGCCACTTCATCGACGTCGCCGCCCACCCCGAGACCATCGCCGCCTGGCTCGCCGACGGCACGGTCCCCGGCGGACCCGAACTCGACCTCGAACTGCGCTGGCGCGTCCTCGGCCGGCTCGCCGTCCTCGGCGCGGTCGACACCGCCACCATCGACGCGGAACTGGAGCTCGACCCCAGCGCCAGCGGCCGCGAGGGCGCCGCCCGCTGCCGCGCCGCACTGCCCGACCCCGAGGCCAAGCGGGCCGCCTGGGAGGCGATGTTCACCGCCGACGACCTCTCCAACTACCTGTTCACCGCCACCGCCCAAGGCTTCTGGCAGCCGGAACAGGCGGACCTCCTCACGGAGTACGTCGAGCGCTACTGGGCCGACGCGGGTTCGCTGGCCGCTCGGCGGGGACCGGCGATCGCGGAGGCCGCGGGGCGGTGGGCGTTCCCGGTGTACGCGGTGGACGCCGAGACGCTCGGGCTGGGGGAGCGGTTTCTCGAGGGCGGTGAGGTGATTCCGGCGTTGAGGCGGAAGCTGGTGGACCAACTGGACGACTTGGCGAGGGCGTTGCGCGTACGGCAGGGATAG
- a CDS encoding aminotransferase class V-fold PLP-dependent enzyme: MTAAPLASGPHGPDALRPLLDTVLEALREGAEARGGPLPAGGPEAVTAAMRDALGEPLPADGDPDALHRLVRALAAGTADPADPLCAAHLHTPPLAVAAAADLAVSVLNPSLDSWDQAPAASALEALVTQALAKETGAADALVTTGGTESNQLALLLARETHPGVRLVCGANAHHSLVRAAWLLGLPEPVVIPTPAGPLDPAALDDALTHLQGPLLVAATAGTTDAGLIDPLPALADLCHDHGARLHIDAAYGGGLLFSDRHRARLDGLTRAHTITLDLHKLGWQPVAAGLLAVRDTTDLAALTQHADYLNADDDTEAGLPDLLGRSLRTTRRPDILKTAVTLKTLGRTGLGTLVDQVCALAQEFAATIEAHPGFELYDRPTLSTVLFRPAGARDTTVAGIRRRLLHDGRAVLGRALLDDRLWLKTTLLNPHARPDDLTALLKLVDLASLAEGHTPT, from the coding sequence ATGACCGCTGCGCCTCTCGCCTCGGGACCCCACGGTCCCGACGCGCTCCGGCCGCTGCTCGACACCGTGCTCGAAGCGTTGCGAGAAGGGGCAGAGGCCCGGGGCGGACCCCTCCCCGCCGGCGGCCCGGAGGCGGTCACGGCGGCGATGCGGGACGCACTCGGTGAACCGCTCCCCGCCGACGGCGACCCGGACGCCCTGCACCGCCTGGTCCGGGCCCTCGCCGCCGGCACCGCCGACCCGGCCGACCCCCTCTGCGCGGCCCATCTGCACACCCCGCCCCTGGCCGTCGCCGCCGCGGCCGACCTCGCCGTCTCCGTACTGAACCCGTCCCTCGACTCCTGGGACCAGGCCCCGGCCGCCTCGGCCCTCGAAGCACTCGTGACACAGGCCCTGGCCAAGGAGACCGGCGCCGCCGACGCCCTGGTCACCACCGGCGGCACCGAGTCCAACCAACTCGCCCTGCTCCTGGCCCGCGAGACACACCCCGGCGTACGGCTCGTCTGCGGAGCCAACGCCCACCACTCCCTCGTCCGCGCCGCCTGGCTGCTCGGCCTGCCCGAACCCGTCGTCATCCCCACCCCCGCCGGCCCCCTCGACCCCGCCGCCCTGGACGACGCCCTCACCCACCTCCAGGGCCCCCTCCTCGTCGCCGCCACCGCCGGCACCACCGACGCCGGACTCATCGACCCCCTGCCCGCCCTCGCCGACCTCTGCCACGACCACGGAGCCCGGCTCCACATCGACGCGGCCTACGGCGGCGGCCTCCTCTTCAGCGACCGGCACCGCGCCCGCCTCGACGGCCTCACCCGCGCCCACACCATCACCCTCGACCTGCACAAACTCGGCTGGCAACCGGTCGCCGCCGGACTCCTCGCCGTACGGGACACGACCGACCTCGCCGCCCTCACCCAGCACGCCGACTACCTCAACGCCGACGACGACACCGAAGCCGGCCTGCCCGACCTCCTCGGCCGGTCGCTGCGCACCACCCGACGGCCCGACATCCTCAAGACCGCCGTCACCCTGAAAACCCTGGGCCGCACCGGACTCGGCACGCTCGTCGACCAAGTCTGCGCCCTCGCCCAGGAGTTCGCCGCCACCATCGAGGCACACCCCGGCTTCGAGCTCTACGACCGGCCCACCCTCAGCACGGTCCTCTTCCGGCCCGCCGGAGCCCGCGACACCACCGTCGCCGGCATCCGCCGCCGGCTCCTCCACGACGGCCGGGCCGTCCTGGGCCGCGCCTTACTCGACGACAGGCTGTGGCTCAAGACCACCCTGCTCAACCCCCACGCCCGGCCGGACGACCTCACCGCCCTGCTGAAGCTCGTAGACCTCGCAAGCCTCGCCGAAGGACACACCCCCACATGA
- a CDS encoding SidA/IucD/PvdA family monooxygenase, with translation MSTTPAHDRPDPEAPRDLVGVGIGPANLSLAALAHPLAELDAVFYEQRPAFDWHPGLLIDGATVQVPFLADLVTLADPVSPWSFLNYLRTRDRLFPFYFAERFHIQRAEYDAYCRWVAENLPGLRFGHQVDSVRWNPERDLFEVDFSRLDADGEVETIGRTHARNIVLGVGTEPYVPEPLKPLVEAPGVPVVHAADYLGERERLLTAGHVTVIGAGQSGAEVFLDLLRHRPAGREGLHWLGRTEAFAPMEYSKLGLEHFTPDYTRYFHALAETTRDRLVAAQWQLHKGIGADTITAIHDELYRRTLDGGWPDAVLTPGVHVRTAGRLATTRVELHLEHSEQGTRSRLTTDAVVLATGYRERPLDRVLAGLDPYMRRDSRERPRVDERFRMILDPSVTASGCHVYVQNAELHTHGVGAPDLGLAAWRSATILNALTGKEPYPLPGRTAFTTFGLDPRPQVPPARRPDSAVTLTPLVDVR, from the coding sequence ATGAGCACGACCCCCGCCCACGACCGGCCCGACCCCGAAGCCCCCCGCGACCTCGTCGGCGTCGGCATCGGACCGGCCAACCTCTCCCTCGCCGCCCTCGCCCACCCCCTCGCAGAACTCGACGCCGTCTTCTATGAACAGCGCCCCGCCTTCGACTGGCACCCGGGCCTGCTCATCGACGGCGCCACGGTCCAAGTGCCGTTCCTGGCCGACCTGGTCACCCTCGCCGACCCGGTCAGCCCCTGGTCGTTCCTGAACTACCTCAGGACCCGCGACCGCCTCTTCCCGTTCTACTTCGCCGAGCGGTTCCACATCCAACGCGCCGAGTACGACGCCTACTGCCGCTGGGTCGCCGAGAACCTGCCCGGACTGCGGTTCGGCCACCAGGTCGACTCCGTGCGCTGGAACCCCGAACGGGACCTGTTCGAGGTCGACTTCAGCAGACTGGACGCCGACGGAGAGGTCGAAACGATCGGCCGCACCCACGCCCGGAACATCGTCCTCGGCGTCGGCACCGAACCGTACGTCCCCGAACCCCTCAAGCCGCTCGTCGAGGCGCCCGGCGTGCCCGTCGTCCACGCCGCGGACTACCTCGGCGAACGCGAACGCCTGCTGACCGCCGGACACGTCACCGTCATCGGCGCTGGACAGTCCGGCGCCGAGGTCTTCCTCGACCTGCTCCGGCACCGGCCCGCCGGCCGGGAAGGCCTGCACTGGCTCGGCCGGACCGAGGCGTTCGCACCCATGGAGTACTCCAAGCTGGGCCTCGAACACTTCACCCCGGACTACACCCGCTATTTCCACGCCCTCGCCGAAACCACCCGGGACCGGCTCGTCGCCGCCCAGTGGCAGCTTCACAAGGGCATCGGCGCCGACACCATCACCGCCATCCACGACGAGCTGTACCGCCGCACCCTCGACGGCGGCTGGCCCGACGCCGTCCTCACCCCCGGCGTGCACGTCCGCACCGCCGGCCGGCTCGCCACCACCCGCGTCGAACTCCACCTCGAACACAGCGAGCAGGGCACCCGCTCCCGTCTCACCACCGACGCCGTCGTCCTCGCCACCGGCTACCGCGAACGCCCCCTGGACCGCGTCCTCGCCGGCCTCGACCCTTACATGCGGCGCGACAGCCGCGAGCGCCCCCGCGTCGACGAGAGGTTCCGGATGATCCTCGACCCGTCCGTCACCGCCTCCGGCTGCCACGTCTACGTCCAGAACGCCGAACTGCACACCCACGGCGTCGGCGCCCCCGACCTCGGCCTCGCCGCCTGGCGCAGCGCCACCATCCTCAACGCCCTCACCGGCAAAGAGCCCTACCCCCTGCCCGGCCGCACCGCCTTCACCACCTTCGGCCTCGACCCCCGACCGCAGGTCCCGCCCGCACGCAGGCCCGACTCCGCCGTCACCCTCACACCCCTCGTCGACGTAAGGTAA
- a CDS encoding GDSL-type esterase/lipase family protein: MASTRAGKTWIAAHRSAVIDPHEAFKLFEVRGFTDQTVRQTLRPTGGGEALRVRLSNRYGRTPLEIGGAHLAHRVEASTIDPTTDVTLLFAGAETVTVPPGEEIVSDPVETPVTAGRELALSLYLPGDTGLTTHSAIPHDVGHAVPGDQLTVESLDESDELITGHLVTGIDVLAPDTTRIAVAFGDSWIEGMATTPGTGHSFPAQLDRRLTHGWIVTTGISGNRLLTDEIGAHLLSRVQHDVLDVPGVSHVIIHAGLNDLGLPGAIAFPEPAKLPTAADLITGLTALADRLHTAGLTVIGTTLGPYAGTVYPGYDSEEGQTVRTEVNTWLLGDSHPFDAVVDIAAAVADPDHPTRIRDAYNSGDGLHLNDAGAKAIADAVDLSLLDL, from the coding sequence ATGGCCAGCACCCGCGCAGGCAAGACCTGGATCGCCGCCCACCGCTCCGCCGTCATCGACCCGCACGAAGCCTTCAAACTCTTCGAGGTCCGAGGCTTCACCGACCAGACCGTACGCCAGACCCTGCGCCCCACCGGCGGCGGCGAGGCCCTGCGCGTCCGCCTCAGCAACCGCTACGGCCGCACCCCCCTGGAGATCGGCGGCGCCCACCTCGCCCACCGCGTCGAGGCCAGCACCATCGACCCCACCACCGACGTCACCCTCCTCTTCGCCGGCGCCGAGACCGTCACCGTCCCACCCGGCGAGGAGATCGTCAGCGACCCCGTGGAAACCCCCGTCACCGCCGGCCGGGAACTCGCCCTCAGCCTCTACCTCCCCGGCGACACCGGCCTCACCACCCACAGCGCCATCCCCCACGACGTCGGCCACGCCGTCCCCGGCGACCAGCTCACCGTCGAATCCCTCGACGAGTCCGACGAACTCATCACCGGGCACCTCGTCACCGGCATCGACGTCCTCGCCCCCGACACCACCCGCATCGCCGTCGCCTTCGGCGACTCCTGGATCGAGGGCATGGCCACCACCCCCGGCACCGGCCACAGCTTCCCCGCCCAGCTCGACCGCCGCCTCACCCACGGCTGGATCGTCACCACCGGCATCTCCGGCAACCGGCTCCTCACCGACGAGATAGGCGCCCACCTGCTCTCCAGGGTGCAGCACGACGTCCTCGACGTGCCCGGCGTCAGCCACGTCATCATCCACGCCGGACTCAACGACCTCGGCCTGCCCGGCGCCATCGCCTTCCCCGAACCCGCGAAACTCCCCACCGCCGCCGACCTGATCACCGGGCTCACCGCCCTCGCCGACCGCCTCCACACCGCGGGCCTCACCGTCATCGGCACCACCCTCGGCCCCTACGCCGGCACCGTCTACCCCGGCTACGACAGCGAAGAGGGCCAGACCGTACGCACCGAGGTCAACACCTGGCTCCTCGGCGACAGCCACCCCTTCGACGCCGTCGTCGACATCGCCGCCGCCGTCGCGGACCCGGACCACCCCACCCGCATCCGCGACGCCTACAACAGCGGCGACGGCCTCCACCTCAACGACGCCGGCGCGAAAGCCATCGCCGACGCCGTCGACCTGTCCCTCCTGGACCTCTAG
- a CDS encoding 5'-nucleotidase C-terminal domain-containing protein: MPLNRRKFLKKSAVTGAGVAVAGTALAPSAQAAEVAAAGGQKAPKRYSFTVMGTTDLHGNVFNWDYFTDKEFDDRAHNDVGLAKISTLVNRIRKEKGRRNTLLIDAGDTIQGTQLSYYYAKVDPITAKGGPVHPMAQAMNAMDYDAAALGNHEFNYGIPVLRKFQEQCRFPLLGANALDAKTLRPAFPPYSMHRLRTPFGRDVKVAVLGLTNPGIAIWDKANVQGKMTFPGLEEQAAKWVPKLRSMGADVVIVSAHSGSSGTSSYGDQLPYIENAAGLVAEQVPGIDAILVGHAHTEIPEYFVTNKETGKRVVLSEPLKWGQRLTLFDFELVWSKGCWKVEKVAAQVLNSNTVEEDPAIVKMLGDEHEKVVAYVNQVIGTNAAEMTSVEAPYKDVAIIDLINHIQADTVRQALASSEYGALPVLSQAAAFSRSAVIPAGNVTIRDVAGLYVFENTLEARLMTGAQMKAYLEFSANYFVQTAADAVVDPAKLTNANGTPDYNYDAVSGLSYEIDIAKPAGSRITNVRFEGAPLADDQQFVFAVNNYRANGGGNFPHVAASPLLWSNSDEIRNTMIAWVKAKGAIDPAEFASVDWKLTRNGTPVF, translated from the coding sequence ATGCCCTTGAACCGCCGGAAGTTTCTGAAGAAGTCGGCCGTGACCGGGGCGGGCGTGGCCGTCGCCGGTACGGCGCTCGCTCCGAGTGCGCAGGCGGCCGAGGTGGCGGCGGCCGGTGGGCAGAAGGCGCCGAAGCGGTACAGCTTCACCGTGATGGGGACGACGGACCTGCACGGGAACGTCTTCAACTGGGACTACTTCACGGACAAGGAGTTCGACGACAGGGCGCACAACGACGTCGGTCTGGCGAAGATCTCGACGCTGGTGAACCGGATCCGCAAGGAGAAGGGGCGCCGGAACACGCTGCTCATCGACGCCGGTGACACCATTCAGGGCACGCAGCTGTCGTACTACTACGCGAAGGTGGACCCGATCACCGCGAAGGGTGGTCCGGTGCACCCGATGGCGCAGGCGATGAACGCGATGGACTACGACGCGGCGGCGCTGGGCAACCACGAGTTCAACTACGGCATTCCGGTGTTGCGGAAGTTCCAGGAGCAGTGTCGATTCCCGTTGCTGGGGGCGAACGCGCTGGACGCGAAGACGTTGCGTCCGGCTTTTCCGCCGTACAGCATGCACCGGTTGCGTACGCCGTTCGGGCGTGATGTGAAGGTGGCGGTGCTGGGGCTGACGAACCCGGGTATCGCGATCTGGGACAAGGCGAACGTGCAGGGGAAGATGACGTTCCCGGGGCTGGAGGAGCAGGCGGCGAAGTGGGTGCCGAAGCTGCGGTCGATGGGGGCGGATGTCGTCATCGTGTCGGCGCACAGCGGTTCGTCGGGGACGTCGTCGTACGGGGACCAGCTGCCGTACATCGAGAACGCCGCGGGGCTGGTGGCGGAGCAGGTGCCGGGGATCGACGCGATTCTCGTGGGGCATGCGCACACGGAGATCCCGGAGTACTTCGTCACGAACAAGGAGACGGGCAAGCGGGTCGTGCTGTCGGAGCCGCTGAAGTGGGGGCAGCGGCTGACGCTGTTCGACTTCGAGCTGGTGTGGAGCAAGGGCTGCTGGAAGGTCGAGAAGGTCGCGGCGCAGGTGCTGAACTCCAACACGGTGGAGGAGGACCCGGCGATCGTGAAGATGCTGGGTGACGAGCACGAGAAGGTCGTGGCGTACGTCAATCAGGTGATCGGTACGAACGCGGCCGAGATGACGTCGGTGGAGGCGCCGTACAAGGATGTGGCGATCATCGATCTGATCAACCACATTCAGGCGGACACGGTGAGGCAGGCGCTCGCCTCGTCGGAGTACGGGGCGCTGCCGGTGTTGTCGCAGGCGGCCGCGTTCTCGCGGAGCGCGGTGATTCCGGCGGGGAACGTGACGATCCGGGATGTGGCGGGTCTGTATGTCTTCGAGAACACGCTGGAGGCGCGTCTGATGACGGGTGCGCAGATGAAGGCGTATCTGGAGTTCTCGGCGAACTACTTCGTGCAGACGGCGGCGGACGCGGTGGTCGATCCGGCGAAGCTGACGAACGCGAACGGGACGCCGGACTACAACTACGACGCGGTGAGCGGGCTGTCGTACGAGATCGACATCGCGAAGCCGGCGGGGTCGCGGATCACGAACGTGCGGTTCGAGGGTGCTCCGCTGGCGGACGATCAGCAGTTCGTGTTCGCGGTGAACAACTACCGGGCCAATGGCGGTGGCAACTTCCCGCATGTGGCCGCGTCCCCGTTGCTGTGGTCGAACTCGGACGAGATCCGTAACACGATGATCGCGTGGGTGAAGGCGAAGGGCGCGATCGACCCGGCGGAGTTCGCTTCGGTGGACTGGAAGCTGACGCGGAACGGTACGCCGGTCTTCTAG